The following coding sequences lie in one Alosa sapidissima isolate fAloSap1 chromosome 15, fAloSap1.pri, whole genome shotgun sequence genomic window:
- the akt2 gene encoding RAC-beta serine/threonine-protein kinase, translating to MNEVTVVREGWLHKRGEYIKTWRPRYFILKSDGSFIGYKEKPEISEPNLPPLNNFSVAECQLMKTERPRPNTFVIRCLQWTTVIERTFHVDSNAEREEWIRAIQAVANGLKTQEEEPMDINFGSPGDNSLEGMEAAIARSRTRVNMSDFDYLKLLGKGTFGKVILVKEKATGMYYAMKILRKEVIIAKDEVAHTVTESRVLQNTRHPFLTTLKYAFQTHDRLCFVMEYANGGELFFHLSRERVFTEDRARFYGAEIVSALEYLHSCDVVYRDLKLENLMLDKDGHIKITDFGLCKEGITNEATMKTFCGTPEYLAPEVLEDNDYGRAVDWWGLGVVMYEMMCGRLPFYNQDHERLFELILMEEIRFPRNLSPEAKALLAGLLKKDPKQRLGGSPEDAKEVMTHKFFVTINWSDVLEKKLVPPFKPQVTSETDTRYFDDEFTAQTITVTPPDQYDSLDTEDPDTRTHFPQFSYSASIRE from the exons ATGAACGAGGTCACCGTGGTCCGAGAGGGATGGCTCCACAAGCGAG GTGAGTATATTAAGACCTGGAGGCCCCGCTATTTTATCCTGAAGAGTGATGGCTCCTTCATTGGCTACAAGGAGAAGCCAGAGATCTCCGAGCCCAACCTTCCACCCCTCAACAACTTCTCAGTGGCGG AATGCCaactgatgaagacagagaGGCCCAGGCCAAACACGTTTGTCATCCGCTGCCTGCAGTGGACCACGGTCATCGAGCGCACTTTTCACGTAGACAGTAACGCAGAGAG GGAGGAATGGATACGAGCGATTCAGGCTGTAGCCAATGGGCTTAAGACACAAGAGGAAGAACCAATGGACATCAACTTCGGTTCCCCCGGTGACAACAGCCTGGAGGGCATGGAGGCTGCCATTGCCCGGTCCCGCACTAGAGTG AACATGAGTGACTTCGACTACCTAAAGCTTCTGGGAAAGGGCACATTTGGCAAGGTGATCCTTGTAAAGGAGAAGGCCACGGGCATGTACTACGCCATGAAAATCCTGCGCAAGGAAGTCATCATCGCTAAG GATGAGGTGGCACACACGGTTACTGAAAGCAGAGTCCTACAGAACACAAGGCATCCCTTCCTCACG ACACTAAAGTATGCCTTCCAAACTCATGACCGCCTGTGTTTTGTGATGGAATATGCAAATGGCGGAGAG CTGTTCTTTCACTTGTCCCGGGAAAGAGTATTCACGGAGGACAGAGCCCGGTTCTATGGTGCTGAGATAGTATCTGCACTGGAATACTTGCATTCGTGCGACGTCGTCTACAGGGACCTTAAG CTGGAGAATCTCATGCTGGATAAAGATGGACACATCAAAATAACGGACTTTGGCTTATGCAAAGAGGGCATTACCAATGAGGCTACAATGAAGACCTTTTGTGGAACTCCAGAATACCTTGCTCCTGAG GTGCTGGAGGACAATGACTACGGTCGTGCAGTGGACTGGTGGGGTCTGGGTGTGGTCATGTACGAGATGATGTGTGGCCGACTGCCCTTCTACAACCAGGACCACGAGCGTCTGTTCGAGCTCATCCTGATGGAGGAGATCCGCTTCCCTAGGAACCTCTCGCCCGAGGCCAAGGCTCTGCTGGCCGGCCTGCTCAAGAAGGACCCCAAGCAGAG GCTTGGAGGAAGTCCAGAAGACGCCAAAGAGGTCATGACCCACAAGTTCTTTGTCACCATCAACTGGTCAGATGTTCTTGagaagaag CTCGTTCCACCATTCAAGCCACAGGTGACCTCTGAGACAGATACACGCTACTTTGATGACGAGTTCACAGCACAGACCATCACAGTCACGCCTCCAGACCAGT ATGACAGCTTGGACACTGAGGACccggacacacgcacgcacttcCCACAGTTCTCCTACTCCGCCAGCATAAGGGAGTGA